GGGGCAGAAAGGGGATGTGGCTGGAGATGAGGCAAGGCCAGCTCAGGGGCAGCAGGGCCTGCGTCACCTCCTTGTGACTGCTGCCCTGGAGcaggcctctccctgcccccaacaaGGACACCCTGACCTTTCTGAGGTTCCCCCACTCGCTGGCCTTCTGCCCGAAGCCTCAGGAGACTCGAGAGCCGTAGGGCCGTAGCTGTGCGGGGCCATACCCTTTGGACATCCAGGATCGTGGGGACAGCAGACCCGAGACTAAGCCCTGGGGAGTATGCCCAGGAAGAAGTGTGCGCAGCAGGGGGGGGCTGGCGGCCCAGCCATGGCCCCCAGAGTCCCATGGGAAGGCCAGGTCACCTCCGCTAGCTCCCCTGAAGGGCCTGCGAGGGGAGGGACCCACAGGCTGCACCGTCCCGGCCTGGCCAGCTGAGTCACGACAGAGGCAGTGCGGGAGGGCAGAGCTTTTTTATTGGGCGGCAGGGGCCGCGGGCCAGCCGGGCGGGGGGCGTCAGCGGTAGAGGTAGTCGGCCTGGATGTTGGCGGCGATCTCGGCCTCCCACTTGTCCCCGTTGCTGAGCAGCTTCTCCTTGTTGTACAGGAGCTCCTCGTGCGTCTCGGTGGAGAACTCGAAGTTGGGGCCCTGTGGGCGGGTGCAGGTGCGGCCCCGTTAGGCCCCTCCGAAGAGCCTCTGCCCccggcccctgcccaccccaggccCGCTCACCTCGACGATGGCGTCCACCGGGCAGGCCTCCTGGCAGAAGCCGCAGTAGATGCACTTGGTCATGTCGATGTCGTAACGGGTGGTCCGGCGGCTGCCATCGGCCCGCGGCTCAGCCTCGATGGTGATGGCCTGGGAGAGGGGTACCGGGCGTCCCTGACTGCTCGTGTCTGCCCCCTCCCGGGGGCTcaccccagggccccagagcaGACCTGCCACCCGCTCTCAGCCTGATGTGCccttcccactgcctctcccGAGAGGCCCCCGTCACACTGCCCTAGCTGCCACTTTTGTTAAGCGCCGGCACCTGCTGCCGGAGCCCAGGTCTCACGGGGGGAGGGCTGTAACGTgctgtgttcactgcagcaccTGCGGCCCCGGGGGGGGGTCCCCAGGACTTGCTCGACTGCTGGTCATTGTATACTGAACCCTCCCATTTACATCGTTATCCCCCTTTCATggatgagactcagagaagttgaAGGGcttcccaaagccacacagcaagTGAGGGGCAAAGCCCAGACTCGAGGTAGGTCCTTAACCCTCAGTTTCTGGGTACGGCCTGTGCCAGCAGCGAGAAAGCCTGGGGCCTCCCACGGCCAGAAGAATGTTTAAAGGGGTTTGCCAAAGGCCCTCACGTGTCCCCAGGAGTGTAATGCCCACTATTCAATGGGACCTTAGGCTGGTAGCCTTGTTTTTtcgcacctcagtttcctctatAAAAATGGGGGAAACAACCTCTACGTCCTGGAGTTGCTATAAAAGTAAGTCATGAgctggaacagtgcctggtccATGCCCGGTGCTCATGGCCTTCCTGTGCTCCAGGATCAGAGACATCAAGGCCGCAGCCCATGGCCTGCAGCAGCCGCTGGGAGGGGGCGCTCACCGTGTGGACGGTGACCGACCACAGTGCTTGGCGCTCCGGCTGGGCCCGCCCATGGGTCTGCCTGAGAGCCTCAACtgcatctttcctttcttttcttttgttttaaagatttatttatttgagagagagacggagtgcgtgcagggggcaggggggaggggcagagggacagagagaatccaagcagactccgcactcagcgcagagcccgatgtgggacttgatctcacgatcctgagatcatgacctgagccgaaaccaagagtcagctgcttaactaagccacccgggcgccccaactGGATGTGTTCCTACGCTAACGGGTCCTGACTCCGGGGGGGGTCCGTGTAGGGCCCTCCAACAGAACTAATGCTGGGGGCTCAAAGGAGCAGCAcccgggggcagggagggcctcAGCTGTGGCACGTGTGTCCTTGGGGCTGGTgacaggcacacacacagagatccTAAAACTGCTGCTGCATTCAGGGCAAGACTGGAGCCTTTCAGGTACCACCGTGTGGCTCCCCAGCCCAGGTTTCACGCCGCTGACCAGATCCCCGATGGCAGGACCCACAGGTGTCATGTGGCCTGCTCAGGGCTGCAGCCTCCCCCGTGAGTGGCAGGGGCCAGGGTGGCGGTCAGCAGGGGTCCGGGGCTCACCTGGGCGGGGCAGACAGCCTCACAAAGCTTACAAGCGATGCAGCGCTCCTCTCCCGACGGGTACCGACGCAGCGCATGCTCTCCCCGAAAGCGGGGGCTCAGCGGGCCCTTCTCGAATGGGTAGTTGATGGTGGCAGGCTCCCGGAACAGGTAGCTCAGGGTCATGCCCAGGCCTGTGGGCAGCAGGTGCACGGTGGGTGGGAGCCCCTCCTCCCTAACAATCTGTGCCCACCCCCCGTCCTGCCAAgcccccttcccccagggccCACCTCGGGTGAGCTCAGTCCACAGCAGGGTCTGAGCCGCCCTGTCGGTCACCGCCTTCATGTCCATCGAGGGGTCCCGCATGTTCACGAACTCTGCAGGGGAGGTGGGTTTAGAAGGGGCCGTGACAGGGCCTCTCATGTGCCCATGTCCCCGAGGAATCCAACTCAGGGAGATAGGGCCTCGTCTTCCTTCCAGCTGGGCCCCAAGGGCTTGTTCGTTCATCAAACCTTCCGGCCTCAGCAAGCGCCCTTCAGGGCCTGTCTCTGGCTCCGGGCAGTCCTTGCCCACTTCTCCCTGTGTGTGGGCAGCCGTCCGAGCCCAGGAAttgaggagggtgggaaggggcttGGGCGGTGAGGTCCTGGCAGAGGACGGACACCCGAGCCTCACACCTAGCAGCTCCCTCCCTGTCCCACGCAAGGGAGCTCTGAGCTCAATGTGTGGCCACAGGGaaggctccccaccccctcactgaCAGACCCTGCCCCCATGAATCATATCCAGTCTTGATCATCACACAGAgtagaaacagaggctcagagagggggagCCTCTGGCAAAGCCAGGACTAGAACCTAGgcctccacccctgcctctggcaggTTCATGATCAGGAAAGCCTGAGGGTCAAGGTGCCCCAGGACTCACTGTAGGTCGCTGCCACTGTGCTGCTGTGGAGGTTCCGGCCAGTGGGACGCCCTGGAAGGGGAGGGATTACACTGTGCAGCTGCAGCCTCGTGTCGGGAGACTGGGCTCCCCACTGCACCCCAGGAAAGGCTCCCTCGGTCCTACCTGCATGTGCAGCCTGGGCCAGGGCCCGAAGCAGTGTTGGGGTAGTCAGGCAGCGCATCTGCAGGCATGAAAAGGGAGGGAGGCACGGGTGGGTCCCAGGCCTGTCCCCATAGGAACTCTGGCACAGCAGGAGCCCGGACCTCAGTGCCGCTGTGTCACCTGGTCTCCGATTTACCCCCATTCCCAACAGAGGCACAGAAGGCCTCCCTGCTCCCAAGAGCGGCACCTCCCAGCCCTGCAAACCTGACCCAGCTCGGCTGGGGATAACAGTTAGGGAGTATCTGTGGACCCCGtgtcctatcttttttttttttaatttttaaaagattttatatatttatttgacagagagaaagagacacagcgagagagggaacacaagcgggggagcggcaggcagagggaaaagtggactccctgtggagcagggagcccgatgtggggctcgatcccaggaccctgggatcatgacctgagccaaaggcagacgcttaacgactgagccacccaggcgcgccccccccaccccgtgtccCATCTTATCTCACCatctaagaaatctttaaaatccaTCCCTTctatctctcccctcccctgttcATCCTCCCCGGATCTGACCCAAATAACACTGCCAGCAGTCACCAGGATTGAAAGCTCAcggtgtcaggcactgtgttaggggGTCACACACACTGTCATCCGGTCCTTACAAGGACCCCACGAGAGGCCCAGATGAGAAGCTGAAGCTCAGCcgtgttaagtgacttgcccaaagtcacacacactggggggtgggggaccagTACGTGAACTCAGGCCGGACTcctcccccccggccccccaccaTGCGCGCGAAACCCTTTAAAGGCTTAATAACCCTCGGGACCACATTCCTTTCCCCACCATCAAGGTCCTTCTGGAACGGTCTCCCCACCTGCCAAGTGACCTTGGGCGGGTGAGGTCATCTTGcacattttctcatctgttaaatgggggtCATGAGAGCGAAGGGGGTTGTACGTGCCCAGAGCCTGGCATCTAGCCGAAGCTCAAAAAGTGACCCTCCCGTGACAGATGACTTCCCGCGGGCTCCTCTCCTCGAACCGCTGACTCCAGCGCCAGGCGCCCTCTAGCCTGACACCTGCCCGGACCTTCCCCGTGACCTCCGACCCCACGGACGCGGGCGGGGCATGCGCCTTGGCGGTGCCGGCTCCCGGGTCCGCCCGCGGCACGCCGAAGGACACCTGGACCGCCAGCCCTGAGCAGGCCGAGATGAAGCCGGGCCGCAGAGCCGGCGGGGCCGAGGAGAGCACCACACTCACCCCCGACGCCGCACCGCCCAGGCCCGGCTTTTAACAGCTGAGCCCCAACACCTACCTTGAAACGCTCTCGCTCCTTCCCTTGCTGAGCGGCCTGTCCGCCGAGGGGCGGAGCCTACACTCTGAGACGCTGCCATTGGACCGGCTGGTTTCACCTTTTCCTCGCCCATCTTTTACGGTGTGGCTTGATTGGCCAGTGGCGCAGCTGAAGGAGGCGGGATCCAGAGCATCTTTCCTTTGATTGGCTAGGGGAGGGCCGACTCTTGGAGCTGCGCAGGGCGCCGCCATGTTGGATTGGAGAGGCCAATAAGCGAGGACTCCGGCGCCACTGGAGGCGGGACGTCCGGGGCGTGGCTTAGGAAGCAGCTCCGGGTCAGACCTGGCGCCCTGGGCCGGAGGAGAGAGGCTGGGTCGCTGCGGGGTATTTGTGATAACGGTGCAGAGAACTGTGGCCGGCGGTGATTCCGCGGGAGCCGTGCCTGCTCGGTGCTAAACCTTTACCCAGAAGCCCTGTGTGGAGGATTATTCTCGCTTtcctgatggggaaactgaggcacggactAGTTTAGGAACTTTGCGCAAGCGTTAGAGCTGCAA
Above is a genomic segment from Halichoerus grypus chromosome 11, mHalGry1.hap1.1, whole genome shotgun sequence containing:
- the NDUFS8 gene encoding NADH dehydrogenase [ubiquinone] iron-sulfur protein 8, mitochondrial, with product MRCLTTPTLLRALAQAAHAGRPTGRNLHSSTVAATYKFVNMRDPSMDMKAVTDRAAQTLLWTELTRGLGMTLSYLFREPATINYPFEKGPLSPRFRGEHALRRYPSGEERCIACKLCEAVCPAQAITIEAEPRADGSRRTTRYDIDMTKCIYCGFCQEACPVDAIVEGPNFEFSTETHEELLYNKEKLLSNGDKWEAEIAANIQADYLYR